In Candidatus Angelobacter sp., one genomic interval encodes:
- a CDS encoding cation acetate symporter encodes TNPDGLAAKRTTMWVMILIGIFYVFPPVFGVMGRNLFPELYNGIGAKGTDKIVLELPRLLNEKCAPLGSVLSGITCAGAFAAFMSTFSGLLVSMTGALAHDVYGRMLRPRSTPEQRLKMFKVCAVIIGGIAILLGMQVEPFQINFMVGQAFAIAAASYFPLLFMAVWWRQLTMKGAATGMLAGGLLALTGISLTSFNDLGWLKLADFWAARPLLRILCEQPAIWTVPLAITLMVIVSKLTAKEIPTDIRMKMLVLHAPEKLGLKQEYIQEHQHGH; translated from the coding sequence CACCAACCCCGACGGCCTCGCCGCCAAACGCACCACCATGTGGGTGATGATTCTCATCGGCATCTTCTACGTCTTCCCGCCCGTGTTCGGCGTGATGGGCCGCAACCTGTTCCCCGAGCTTTACAACGGTATTGGCGCGAAAGGCACGGACAAGATCGTCCTCGAATTGCCGCGTCTGTTGAACGAGAAATGCGCGCCGCTTGGCTCGGTGCTCAGCGGCATCACCTGCGCGGGGGCGTTCGCGGCCTTCATGAGCACGTTCTCGGGTTTGCTCGTCTCCATGACCGGCGCGCTGGCGCACGATGTGTATGGGCGAATGTTGCGCCCGAGGTCCACTCCCGAGCAGCGGCTGAAGATGTTCAAGGTCTGCGCGGTAATCATCGGTGGCATTGCCATTCTGCTCGGAATGCAGGTCGAACCGTTCCAGATCAATTTCATGGTCGGGCAGGCCTTTGCCATTGCCGCGGCCAGTTACTTTCCCCTGCTTTTCATGGCTGTGTGGTGGCGGCAGCTCACGATGAAGGGCGCGGCGACGGGAATGCTTGCGGGCGGACTGCTGGCGCTCACGGGCATCTCCCTGACGAGTTTCAACGACCTCGGCTGGTTGAAACTCGCCGACTTCTGGGCAGCGCGTCCGTTGCTGCGCATTCTCTGCGAGCAACCCGCCATCTGGACCGTCCCGCTGGCCATCACGCTGATGGTCATTGTTTCGAAGCTGACGGCGAAGGAAATCCCGACCGACATTCGGATGAAAATGCTGGTGCTCCACGCGCCGGAGAAGCTCGGACTCAAGCAGGAATACATTCAGGAACATCAGCACGGGCATTGA
- a CDS encoding DUF3303 family protein: protein MHYIAIAQFPNDPKIMGELASRRRSYRYPGAFTNVQSYLDVQGGRAIIHFETDDARAILRYTADWPEAAFDLFPVVPSETGMETYIPGKVIPQD, encoded by the coding sequence ATGCACTACATCGCCATCGCCCAGTTCCCCAACGACCCAAAAATCATGGGAGAACTTGCGTCACGCCGACGTTCCTATCGCTACCCGGGGGCGTTCACCAACGTCCAAAGCTACCTGGACGTGCAGGGTGGTCGCGCGATCATTCACTTCGAGACGGATGATGCCAGGGCCATCCTGCGTTACACGGCTGACTGGCCCGAAGCGGCATTCGATCTGTTTCCGGTTGTTCCAAGTGAAACGGGCATGGAGACGTACATTCCCGGAAAAGTCATCCCGCAAGACTGA
- a CDS encoding Gfo/Idh/MocA family oxidoreductase produces MKRWKIAGINFDHFHMGDLLRYVQEHPNAEIVGISDEQPVRMEEVTRKLRIPRERVFTDYRACLEKTKPDIVILCPASSQHGEWVRKVAPYRVHIMVEKPFAASLKEADAMIKAMPGGKTLMVNWPLQWVRSHRKAYELVEAGVVGDVINVWHFGGNRGPLWHGADKDVKTPQQVAKEKPHSWFYKKAHGGGSLLDYLGYGTTLGTWYRNGRRPIEVTATVDRPKGLEVDEHSIVVARYANGLSKFETRWGTFTDPWTTQPQPKCGFVIAGTDGTISNYDYEDFVTLQTRKRPVPHRVAAPATKAPNQNPVQYLIRCLEQGRPPEGPVSLPISRIGQEIVDAAVRSARLRRTVSLAG; encoded by the coding sequence ATGAAACGATGGAAAATTGCCGGCATCAACTTCGATCACTTTCACATGGGCGACCTGCTTCGTTATGTCCAGGAGCATCCCAACGCGGAGATCGTCGGCATCAGCGACGAACAGCCGGTGCGCATGGAAGAGGTCACCCGCAAGCTGAGGATTCCCCGCGAGCGCGTGTTTACCGATTACCGCGCGTGCCTTGAGAAAACGAAACCGGACATCGTGATCCTTTGTCCGGCGTCGTCGCAACACGGCGAGTGGGTGAGGAAGGTCGCGCCTTACCGCGTGCACATCATGGTCGAGAAACCGTTCGCTGCGTCGCTCAAGGAAGCCGACGCGATGATCAAAGCGATGCCGGGAGGAAAGACACTGATGGTCAACTGGCCGCTGCAATGGGTGCGCTCGCATCGCAAGGCTTATGAACTCGTCGAGGCTGGCGTCGTTGGCGACGTGATCAACGTCTGGCATTTCGGCGGCAATCGCGGTCCCCTTTGGCATGGCGCGGACAAGGACGTAAAGACGCCGCAACAGGTCGCGAAAGAGAAACCGCATTCCTGGTTTTACAAAAAAGCGCATGGGGGCGGTTCATTGCTGGATTATCTCGGCTACGGCACGACGCTCGGAACCTGGTATCGGAACGGACGCCGCCCGATTGAGGTCACTGCCACAGTGGACCGGCCGAAAGGCCTTGAGGTCGATGAGCACAGCATCGTCGTGGCGCGGTACGCCAACGGCCTGTCAAAGTTCGAAACACGCTGGGGAACCTTCACCGACCCGTGGACCACGCAGCCGCAGCCCAAGTGCGGTTTTGTCATTGCCGGCACGGACGGCACCATCAGCAACTACGACTACGAGGACTTTGTGACCTTGCAGACACGCAAACGTCCGGTTCCCCATCGCGTTGCCGCGCCTGCCACGAAGGCTCCGAACCAGAATCCGGTTCAGTATCTCATCCGCTGTTTGGAACAGGGCAGGCCGCCCGAAGGTCCCGTATCGCTCCCGATCAGCCGCATCGGACAGGAGATTGTGGACGCCGCCGTGCGCAGCGCGCGGTTGAGGCGCACCGTCAGTCTTGCGGGATGA